In the Topomyia yanbarensis strain Yona2022 chromosome 3, ASM3024719v1, whole genome shotgun sequence genome, one interval contains:
- the LOC131687718 gene encoding uncharacterized protein LOC131687718, with the protein MAMAQLTFDQASELIQGWYFDMSVEFLADDELNYELTARSVSLSISLDRSRKRKWLRDQLKVERDDPSGKCPRRVVGDPTVEVEVCTHKFIELKSCLEQEDDEKKVCSTRMVHVGMRLVTVLRDSRGSPNLHSQLQNTVVELAEVLEHFFRGSASSLQSDQQEGNDILAPLDADKADENPRPRVSVLSQDDLDWIHSLQARITDLEADLARRREVKDAVTQTLPDHAQFTSYSQHPDTNFRTFQNYNFPPTKPSNSFDTSSSYHNFQNIPDRTLHSNNIPIPNNTYNIPYHPTRISNPTGANPEMYNHASAIPSFPKRNSPPMYSGVLHNPYPAPYHNRHTLPVSKWNITKYSGDDQGLKLNEFLEIVQALSQAEHMSEVELFESAVHLFVGSALKWYMAQRTTGRLMNWQHLVFELKRTYMHPDLDALIKMKIYQRRQQKHESFHEYYFEIEKLFRTMSVQIPDYEKVQILQQNMRVDYKRQMTFIPIVDLETLVAAGQKLDALNFSAYNRVFGTDRNVQVVESSENNSKKKNKNQSQTQQVIDRTAAVSQVNQNRNNSHTSTNSSRPNQLPNQNNQSLPNTQTSQNSSQNTARPDPVAVPSGFNSRPQFTLEELINTHIPPSANTCYNCGRIGHHVAMCRQPRGIFCNTQRVSQDRFLQRTPPPYWVQATRDIYPESTEILQITYPVPHDNRPYAHVKIYGYPVRALLDSGSNHTLISETLFSQLKYKKLHRPSKNVILRSASGDELQIQGQAHLPFAFQGCVKIVPTLVVANLSIDCICGMDFWRKFKIQPAMQNCGGIESTASASITEHRSSANILTDDEIMVIENVKKLFLPAQEGKLTLTNQAQHRIVLGEEWKNKPPVRQFPYVMSPKTQDLVAVELERLLGLGILERSNSDWSLNCVPVIKPNKVRLCLDARKINERTVRDAYPLPHPGRILGQLPKAKYLSTIDLSEAFLQVPLDQESRKYTAFCVQGKGLFQYTRMPFGLINSPATLARLMDNVLGHGMLEPYVFVYLDDDVVVTETFEHHERLLVEIARRLREANLSINLEKSKFGVSEIPFLGYLLNTDGLRANPEKVRPIVEYERPNTITKLRRFLGMANYYRRFILDFSGVTAALTNLLQSKTKTIRWNEDAEQAFCEIKERLISSPVLGSPDFSKEFCIQTDASDVAVAGVLTQEQDGVEWVISFYSHKLTTPQKNYHAAEKEALAAILAIDAFRGYIEGYHFTLITDSSALTHILSTKWKVESRCSRWALNLQQFDMTVKHRKGKENVVPDALSRSIAAVQESSWYALMSDKVASRPDDFVDFKIDDGKLFKFITVNDNPCDTRFEWKMIPPPTEVPNILRQYHDDCFHPGYDKTLARIRQRFYWPRMAVEIRQYVQQCGMCKEVKASSVPAAPAMGNMKIATRPWQIVSADFIGPLPRTRRGSQHILVVCDYFSKWVMVQPVRNVSSAPMCAILKDQWFLRNSVPEVIITDNGSSFISKEFKELLDRFKVAHWLNSRYHSQANPVERVNRTINAAIRTYVREDQRLWDTRVSEIEMVLNTSVHSSTGFTPYFITHGHEYSEVGTDHLLTRLDVQLTSEEMEERRSKMFERIYDLVRKNLAKAHNASQQRYNLRHRKFAQAFVEGQLIYRRNMKPSSAAQNYNAKYGQQFLPCRVKAKIGSSSYELEDLNGKSLGIWPAVHLKPG; encoded by the exons ATGGCAATGGCACAGCTCACATTCGATCAAGCTAGTGAGCTAATCCAAGGTTGGTATTTTGATATGAGTGTGGAGTTTTTAGCCGACGATGAACTGAATTATGAACTGACTGCCCGTTCTGTCAGTTTGTCTATCAGTCTCGATCGCTCACGAAAACGCAAGTGGCTGCGAGACCAGTTGAAGGTGGAAAGGGATGATCCGTCGGGAAAATGCCCACGAAGAGTAGTGGGTGATCCTACTGTGGAAGTCGAGGTTTGTACGCATAAGTTTATCGAGTTGAAATCGTGTTTGGAACAGGAGGATGATGAAAAGAAGGTTTGTTCCACTAGAATGGTACACGTCGGTATGCGTTTAGTGACTGTGTTGAGGGACTCGCGGGGGTCGCCCAACTTGCACAGTCAATTGCAAAATACGGTGGTTGAATTAGCGGAGGTTCTTGAACATTTCTTTCGGGGTTCTGCTTCGTCTTTGCAGAGTGATCAGCAAGAGGGAAATGATATTTTAGCTCCGTTGGATGCAGACAAAGCAGATGAAAATCCTAGACCGAGAGTTTCCGTTCTTAGTCAGGATGACCTTGATTGGATCCATTCGTTGCAAGCGAGAATTACGGATCTAGAAGCCGATTTAGCTCGACGAAGAGAAGTAAAAGATGCTGTAACTCAAACTCTTCCCGATCATGCTCAATTTACTTCATATTCACAACACCCCGATACAAATTtcagaacatttcaaaactataattttccgCCAACAAAGCCTTCCAATTCATTCGATACTTCATCTAGTTaccataattttcaaaatatcccagATCGTACATTACATTCTAACAATATACCAATTCCCAACAATACATACAATATTCCCTATCATCCGACGAGAATTTCTAATCCTACTGGAGCAAATCCCGAGATGTACAACCATGCTTCGGCTATCCCATCTTTCCCTAAACGAAATTCACCTCCCATGTATAGTGGTGTTCTACACAATCCGTACCCCGCACCGTACCACAACCGTCACACTCTTCCTGTGTCCAAATGGAACATCACTAAATACAGTGGTGACGATCAAGGGCTGAAGCTAAATGAGTTTCTGGAAATTGTACAGGCTTTATCCCAAGCTGAGCATATGTCGGAGGTCGAGCTTTTCGAGTCGGCTGTGCATTTGTTTGTTGGTTCAGCGCTCAAGTGGTATATGGCACAAAGAACCACTGGTAGATTGATGAATTGGCAGCATTTGGTATTTGAATTAAAACGCACCTACATGCACCCTGATTTGGACGCGTtgatcaaaatgaaaatttaccagCGTCGTCAACAAAAACATGAATCTTTCCACGAGTACTATTTCGAAATCGAGAAACTGTTCAGAACCATGAGTGTTCAGATTCCCGATTACGAAAAAGTACAGATTCTACAGCAGAATATGCGAGTAGACTACAAGCGACAAATGACATTTATTCCGATAGTCGACCTTGAAACACTTGTTGCTGCTGGTCAGAAATTAGATGCATTAAATTTCTCGGCATACAACAGGGTTTTCGGGACGGACAGGAATGTCCAAGTGGTCGAAAGCTCTGAAAAcaattcgaagaaaaaaaacaagaaccAATCCCAGACTCAACAGGTGATAGATCGAACCGCAGCAGTGTCTCAGGtcaaccaaaatagaaacaattcaCACACATCCACTAATTCGTCTCGTCCCAATCAACTTCCCAACCAAAACAACCAATCCTTACCGAACACCCAAACGAGTCAAAATTCGTCTCAAAATACCGCCCGACCAGACCCGGTCGCGGTGCCATCTGGGTTCAATTCTCGTCCACAGTTCACGTTGGAAGAATTGATAAACACACACATTCCCCCATCGGCCAATACCTGTTACAATTGCGGGAGGATTGGTCATCACGTAGCGATGTGTAGACAGCCCCGGGGCATATTTTGCA ACACCCAACGCGTAAGTCAAGACCGTTTTCTTCAACGTACGCCTCCCCCTTACTGGGTGCAGGCCACCAGAGATATTTACCCAGAGTCTACGGAAATTCTTCAAATTACCTACCCTGTCCCCCACGATAACCGGCCGTACGCACACGTAAAGATTTACGGTTACCCGGTACGTGCTCTCCTGGACAGCGGTAGCAATCATACGCTTATTAGCGAAACCCTTTTTTCGCAATTGAAGTACAAAAAGTTGCATCGTCCCTCCAAAAACGTGATTCTACGGTCTGCAAGTGGAGATGAACTGCAAATTCAAGGTCAGGCTCATCTTCCATTTGCTTTCCAAGGATGTGTGAAAATAGTTCCTACTTTGGTAGTTGCAAATCTGTCCATAGATTGTATCTGCGGAATGGATTTTTGgaggaaattcaaaattcagccCGCGATGCAAAACTGTGGAGGGATTGAGTCCACTGCGTCGGCATCTATTACCGAACACCGTAGTTCTGCAAATATTTTGACCGATGATGAAATTATGGTGATCGAGAACgtcaaaaaacttttccttcctGCTCAAGAAGGGAAATTGACCCTGACCAACCAAGCTCAGCATCGTATCGTGTTGGGAGAGGAATGGAAAAATAAACCACCAGTCCGCCAGTTTCCATACGTGATGTCTCCGAAGACGCAGGATCTGGTAGCCGTCGAGCTAGAACGATTGTTGGGTTTAGGGATTTTGGAACGGAGCAactcggattggtcgcttaactGCGTGCCGGTCATCAAGCCCAACAAAGTTCGGCTCTGTTTGGACGCGCGCAAGATTAACGAGCGGACTGTTCGGGATGCTTATCCGTTGCCTCATCCCGGTCGAATTTTAGGTCAACTTCCCAAGGCTAAATACCTGTCCACGATAGACCTGTCTGAAGCATTTCTCCAGGTTCCATTGGACCAAGAATCGCGGAAGTACACGGCCTTTTGTGTACAGGGCAAAGGGCTATTCCAGTACACACGGATGCCTTTTGGGTTGATCAACAGTCCTGCTACGTTAGCACGACTGATGGACAATGTCCTGGGCCACGGGATGCTTGAACCGTACGTCTTCGTCTATCTCGACGACGATGTTGTGGTGACGGAGACATTCGAACACCATGAACGCCTTCTAGTGGAGATTGCACGTCGCTTAAGGGAAGCAAACCTAAGCATAAACCTCGAAAAGTCTAAGTTTGGAGTGTCTGAGATTCCCTTCCTGGGATATCTCCTTAATACAGACGGTCTTCGAGCCAATCCGGAAAAAGTTCGTCCGATTGTAGAATACGAACGGCCCAATACCATAACAAAACTAAGGAGATTCCTAGGAATGGCTAATTACTATCGGCGCTTCATCTTAGACTTTAGCGGGGTGACCGCTGCACTCACAAACCTtctgcaaagcaaaacaaaaaccatTCGTTGGAACGAGGACGCCGAGCAGGCATTTTGCGAAATCAAAGAGCGGCTAATATCTTCACCAGTCTTAGGGAGTCCTGATTTCAGCAAGGAGTTCTGTATCCAAACGGATGCTAGTGACGTGGCGGTAGCTGGGGTGCTCACACAAGAACAGGATGGTGTAGAGTGGGTCATTTCATTCTACTCTCATAAACTGACAACGCCCCAGAAGAACTACCATGCCGCAGAAAAGGAAGCGCTTGCAGCCATTCTCGCCATCGATGCATTCCGTGGGTATATTGAGGGTTACCATTTCACCCTAATAACCGATTCTTCTGCGCTGACCCATATACTCAGTACAAAATGGAAGGTCGAGTCACGATGCAGCCGATGGGCGCTGAATCTGCAGCAATTCGATATGACCGTCAAGCATCGCAAGGGCAAGGAGAACGTGGTTCCGGACGCCCTCTCGCGAAGCATCGCAGCTGTTCAAGAATCGTCGTGGTACGCGTTAATGTCCGACAAAGTGGCTAGCCGGCCCGATGATTTTGTAGACTTCAAGATCGACGATGGTAAACTCTTCAAGTTTATCACCGTGAACGATAATCCCTGTGATACTCGCTTCGAGTGGAAAATGATTCCCCCGCCCACCGAAGTTCCAAATATTCTTCGACAGTACCACGACGATTGCTTTCATCCAGGCTATGACAAAACCCTGGCACGGATCCGTCAACGATTTTACTGGCCAAGGATGGCAGTAGAAATACGACAATACGTTCAACAGTGTGGTATGTGCAAGGAAGTCAAAGCCTCTTCTGTCCCTGCTGCACCTGCCATGGGAAACATGAAGATTGCCACCCGCCCTTGGCAGATCGTATCAGCAGATTTCATTGGTCCCCTCCCCCGCACTCGTCGCGGTAGTCAGCACATTTTGGTAGTTTGTGACTACTTTTCGAAATGGGTAATGGTTCAGCCTGTGAGGAATGTCAGTAGTGCCCCCATGTGTGcgattttgaaagaccaatggtTCCTGAGAAACTCGGTTCCTGAAGTGATAATCACTGACAACGGAAGCAGTTTCATTTCCAAAGAGTTCAAGGAGCTGTTGGATCGTTTCAAAGTGGCCCACTGGCTCAACTCACGATATCACTCACAGGCAAACCCGGTCGAAAGAGTCAACCGAACTATCAATGCTGCTATCAGGACATACGTGAGGGAGGACCAACGCCTTTGGGACACTCGTGTTTCGGAAATCGAGATGGTTTTGAATACCAGTGTTCACTCGTCGACTGGATTCACACCATACTTCATTACTCACGGGCACGAGTACTCTGAAGTTGGCACCGATCATTTACTCACCCGTCTCGATGTACAGCTGACTTCGGAAGAGATGGAAGAACGACGATCGAAAATGTTTGAGCGAATCTACGACCTTGTCCGCAAAAATCTGGCGAAAGCTCACAACGCTTCCCAACAGCGCTATAATTTACGGCACCGCAAGTTTGCACAAGCTTTCGTAGAGGGACAGCTGATATACCGCAGAAACATGAAACCGTCTAGTGCAGCACAGAACTATAATGCCAAATACGGCCAACAATTCCTTCCATGTCGTGTCAAGGCGAAAATCGGATCGTCTTCCTATGAGCTGGAGGATTTGAACGGCAAAAGTTTGGGTATTTGGCCAGCTGTACATTTGAAACCCGGTTAG